Proteins encoded together in one Telopea speciosissima isolate NSW1024214 ecotype Mountain lineage chromosome 4, Tspe_v1, whole genome shotgun sequence window:
- the LOC122659260 gene encoding uncharacterized GPI-anchored protein At4g28100-like, with the protein MMPDDSQKCVNSLQTSLLSRNIHIPQPNATCDTIVCFYGIRLHQITSLSCPAVFNFFAPLKDDGKNGIAAGESRSNDNDGDERARKMFSRDYQLMGLWWLLARNKMAYIPTVSAVLRAMMYSAHPPHQSKCAPFAEGVS; encoded by the exons ATGATGCCGGATGATTCACAGAAGTGTGTGAATTCACTGCAAACGTCGCTTCTCAGTCGTAACATCCACATTCCACAGCCCAATGCAACATGCGACACAATCGTTTGTTTCTACGGGATTCGACTTCATCAGATCACCTCCTTGAGCTGTCCCGCTGTGTTTAATTTCTTCGCACCA CTAAAGGACGATGGGAAGAATGGGATAGCAGCGGGAGAAAGTAGGAGCAACGACAACGACGGTGATGAGAGAGCGAGGAAGATGTTTAGCAGGGACTACCAACTCATGGGGCTGTGGTGGCTGTTGGCGAGGAACAAAATGGCGTACATACCAACGGTGTCAGCGGTGCTGAGGGCTATGATGTACAGTGCGCACCCTCCACACCAGTCCAAGTGCGCCCCATTTGCAGAGGGAGTCTCTTGA
- the LOC122659259 gene encoding uncharacterized mitochondrial protein AtMg00860-like, which yields MNRVFHDDLDKYVIVFINDILVYSKSEEEHTDHLRFVLQRLREKQLYAKFSKCDFWLQQVAFLGHLVSTKGIEVDPGKVQSVVDWETPKNVADIHSFLGLAGYYRRFIDIFSKISAPMTRLTQKGVKFEWSDDYKKNFQELKQRLILAPILTIPNGIGGMVVYCDASKMGFSCFLMQNEKVVAYASRQLKDYKRNYPTHNLESMAVVFALKI from the coding sequence ATGAATAGGGTGTTTCACGATGACCTGGATAAGTACGTTATTGTATTCATTAACGACATCCTGGTCTACTCCAAGAGCGAAGAAGAGCATACTGATCACCTTCGCTTTGTGCTACAGcgcttgagagaaaagcaaTTATATGCTAAATTTAGCAAGTGTGATTTCTGGTTACAGCAAGTGGCTTTCCTGGGTCATTTGGTTTCTAcgaagggtattgaagttgaccctgGTAAGGTACAATCagtagttgactgggagacacccaagaatgtagcagataTTCATAGTTTCCTCGGTCTAGCCGGCTATTATAGGAGATTTATCGATATTTTTTCTAAGATCTCTGCTcctatgactcgactgacccagaagggagtgaagttcgagtggtcagATGACTACAAGAAGAACTTTCAGGAATTGAAACAAAGACTGATTTTGGCTCCGATActtaccattccaaatggtatcggagggatggtagtttatTGTGATGCTTCAAAGATGGGCTTCAGCTGTTTTTTAATGCAGAATGAAAAAGTggtagcctatgcttctcgtCAACTGAAGGATTATAAGaggaattacccaactcatAACTTAGAGTCGATGGCTGTGGTCTTTGCCCTGAAGATCTAG